AAATCAAAAATGATCTTGTGATTATACTAAAAAGTTCGAAAACGGCAATCTGAATATTTTATAAAGAGAAGCTGGTGCCAGCAGTTCTTTGAAATGATTATTAACCTGCACTAAATCCCATACATAAATTAAAGTCCAATAGCCTGAAATGATAGTCAAAAGCCCAATAACTTTACATTAAAACTGAATCCTCAGAGAATATAAATAGCTTAATTCGAGTTGTTTAGAGTAAAAAGACTACCTTTGCTCCCGAAAAAATCAGTTGAAAAACAAATTAATATCCTTTAAATTTATGAGAAACTTCTATGCACTGTCCCTTGCATTCATAATATCTGTTGCATCCATACATATGGTACAGGCAGCTACGAGATATGTCAATCTTAACAATACATCCGGAGCTGCACCTTATACATCATGGTCAACTGCAGGAAACACCATTCAGGCTGTAATTAATGAAAGCGTTGCCGGAGACGAAATCTGGGTTACGGCAGGAACTTACAAACCGAATTCCATTCCTCCGGGAGCAACGCCTTCCAATAATGGAAGCTTGACGGTTTTAAACGACAGAGATTATACATTTTTTGTAAAAGACGGAGTAAAAATCTATGGTGGGTTTACAGGGACAGAAACTTTATTCAGTCAACGGAATATTACTGTTAATGAAACCATTTTAAGCGGTGATATTGGCATTCCGGGAGACATGTCTGATAATTCTTATCATATCATTGTTTCCGCAGATGGAAACATTGGTACTGTAATAGACGGATTTACATTTGTTAAAGGAAATGCCGATAACTATTCAGGAGGAATGATGATTAACAACCATTTTATCTATAGAGCCTGTGGCGGCGGCGTTTACTCAGGATATGGTAGAAGTACGATTACAAACAGTAAATTTTATGATATTTACGGCGGCAGCGGCGGGGCAGTATACCTTCAATACGGATACAATACCGTTTCTAACAATTTGATGTATAACAATACCGCAAATTACGGTTCCGGAATTCATACAGATCATGATACATCGGTGTTTTCCGGAAATGTAATCTATAACAGCAGTGCTTTAGTTGACGGTGGCGCTATTATAACTTATTACAGCAACATTACGGTCAGTAACAATAAAATATATAATAATACGGCTTCCCGGGCAGGGGGTGTTATGGTCACCAGCGGAAGCAGTACATTTACGGGGAATATCATCTATAAAAACAAATCAACCAGCGGCATTGCGGGAGGCATTTTCCTAAATTACGGAACGAATATCTTCTTGAACAATGTATTATATGAAAACAATGCATATTCTGCAGGAGGAGCGGTATATTCTGCCGGTAATAATACATTTACAAATACAATTGTCTACAAGAATTCATCATATACTGGCGGCGGCGGTTTTTTTTTAGGTGCAGGAACGCATATTCTCAATAACAATACATTATATAGCAATTCTGCCAGCGTTAATGGTGGCGGAATATACACCAGTAACGGAAACAGCATTTTAAAGAACAACATCTTTTGGGATAATAAAAAAGGAACTTCAGCAAGCGTGGCAGGTGCTGATTATTTTAACCTCAGCAATTCAACTGCAGTAAGCTTCTCAAACAATCTTTTACAGCTTCCGAATGCTTCCTACACCACAGCAAGCTTCAATTCTTTAGGTTCGAATCCTCAGGGAAATATATTTGCACAAAATCCAGATTTCGGAAATCCTGCCAGCCCTCTCAGAGCAGATGGTATTCCTCTTACGGCAGATGATGGCCTGGCACTGCAGAACAGCAGCATTTGCCGCAGCGCAGGAACTTCTTCCGGTACACCGGATTTTGATT
The sequence above is a segment of the Chryseobacterium sp. JJR-5R genome. Coding sequences within it:
- a CDS encoding right-handed parallel beta-helix repeat-containing protein, with the protein product MRNFYALSLAFIISVASIHMVQAATRYVNLNNTSGAAPYTSWSTAGNTIQAVINESVAGDEIWVTAGTYKPNSIPPGATPSNNGSLTVLNDRDYTFFVKDGVKIYGGFTGTETLFSQRNITVNETILSGDIGIPGDMSDNSYHIIVSADGNIGTVIDGFTFVKGNADNYSGGMMINNHFIYRACGGGVYSGYGRSTITNSKFYDIYGGSGGAVYLQYGYNTVSNNLMYNNTANYGSGIHTDHDTSVFSGNVIYNSSALVDGGAIITYYSNITVSNNKIYNNTASRAGGVMVTSGSSTFTGNIIYKNKSTSGIAGGIFLNYGTNIFLNNVLYENNAYSAGGAVYSAGNNTFTNTIVYKNSSYTGGGGFFLGAGTHILNNNTLYSNSASVNGGGIYTSNGNSILKNNIFWDNKKGTSASVAGADYFNLSNSTAVSFSNNLLQLPNASYTTASFNSLGSNPQGNIFAQNPDFGNPASPLRADGIPLTADDGLALQNSSICRSAGTSSGTPDFDCTGAPRTGIPNMGAYEVVFTTLDLSETGTESTLRIFPNPAKEILYFSEELTNIQVYSMEGRALNIPATKKDADLSQLQKGLYIITGKDKNGNKVSQKIIKE